AGCAGTAATCTGTCTCGCAATTAATCTGCAATCTGATGCAACTCTGAAGGCCGCTTACGCGGCCTTTTCCATTTTTGTCTTTTGCCATTTGTTTCTCCCGCCCCAACGCGCGTAAGTTATCCGTGCTGTCACAACATGGAGGAACAACAGCATGATTAAAAAACGACGTAACGCTATGATTCTCGCGCTGATACTGGGAGCAGGCGCACTGTCGCCCACTTTTGCCGCCGAGTCTCAGAGTGCGCTGGCCGAACCCAAAACGCTGACTGATAATAACGCTGATGCAGCCAGTGAACAGGGGACAGTCAGTATTAACCGCGCCAGTGCGGAAGAGCTGGCTGCGGCGATGAATGGCGTAGGCCTTAAGAAAGCCGAGTCGATAGTCAGTTATCGCGAAAAGTATGGTCCGTTTAGCGACGTCGAGCAGCTGAAGGAAGTACCGGGGATCGGCAGCGCGCTGGTGGAGCGTAACGCCGCGCGCCTGAAACTGTGATCGCAATCGCAAGCAGGCTTTTTGCCAGTGGTCGCGTGCTGGCAGGCTGCTAACCTGTTCAGGTCATACCAGTGGGTATGGCCTTTTCGTCTTTCACGCAAACATGATTGAGGAAACCAGCCTGTGCAGACAACAATTAAGGTTCGTGGCTACCATCTGGATGTTTATCAACATGTGAATAATGCCCGCTATCTCGAATTCCTTGAAGAGGCGCGCTGGGACTGGCTGGAACGAAAACAGGCATTTGCATGGATGGCAGATCAACAGATGGGATTTGTGGTGGTTAATGTCAATATTAACTATCGCCGTCCGGCGGTGCTGGGCGACGTGCTGACCATCGATAGTCAGTTACAGCAGCTGAGTGGCAAAAGCGGCGTACTGAGTCAGAATGTGTTACTGGCAGATGGCACAGTAGTCGCGGATGCGCTGCTGACCTTTGTTTGTGTTCACCTGCCATCGCAAAAAGTTCTGCCGCTGGAGGGGGAATTAAAGCAGCAACTGGAATCGCTGCTTTAAGCCATGCTGCTGCACGGCGCAGGGCAACGCTTACGCCAGACCAGTTTTCGCCAGCATGCTGGCCATCACGCTGGCGGCATGATCCTGATAATCACTTAATCCACGGGCGCGCAGATGGCAGGCGGCACATTCGCCACAGCCGTCACCTTTAATACCGTTATAGCAGGTCAGGGTCTGCTGACGTATCAGCGGCAGCTGCTGCCAGTAATCGGCCAGCGCCCAGGTTTCCGCTTTATTCAGCCACATCAGCGGCGTTTCAAAACGCACCTTGCGCGCCATGCCCAGCTCAATGGCGTGATTCAGCGCTTTAACAAACTCATCGCGGCAGTCCGGGTAGCCGGAGAAGTCAGTTTCACAGACGCCGGTGATCACCGCTTCCGCTTCGACCTGATAAGCATAAATCGACGCCAGCGTCAGAAACAGGATATTGCGCCCCGGGACAAAGGTGCTGGGTAAACCGCTGGCGCTGGCATCGAAAGCTGGTACCGGAATGTTATCGCGCGTCAGGCTGCTGACTGCCAGCTCATTTAGCAGGGTCACATCCAGCACCTTATGCGCGCGGGCGCCCAGCTGTTGTGACAGTGCTTGTGCAACGTCGATCTCTTCGCGATGGCGCTGGCCGTAATCGAAAGTGACGCAGTGTACTTCGTCATACTGCTGAAGAGCCTGAATCAAACAGGTTGTAGAGTCCTGTCCACCGCTAAAAACCACCACTGCACGTTTCATATATCGCCTTCCTTAATGTTTCAGATATCACCCTGCAGGGGCGGCGTTCACGCTGCCCGCGCCAATGGTTTGCCGCCGTGCCTGCTGCAATACGGAAGCCGTTAACGGCTCCCCTACGTCCGGGGGGGCCTATACTACTGTTTACGACCGCTTCACTCAATCACCACCGGAGGCGGCACCCAGGCGCGGGTAAAATCAAACCAGCCCGACGCATTCAGGTATATACCTTCCACGCCAGGCGGCGCGCTAATCTGATAGCGATAATTAAACAGCGGAGTAATCACCGCATCGTTCATCAGTTGCCGGAAACACTGCTGCAAGCCGACAAAACGTACCTGCTCCTGTGGCTCAGCCTGAATCTGGCGCAGATCGGCCATAAGCCGCTGATAGCCTGCGGCAGAAAGAAGGGTGGACCACAGAGGATCAAGGCGCAGCCAGCTTTCGAGGATAAATTCCGGCGCGTCACCAATCAGCCGGTCACCCATTACTAAATCAGCCTGCGCCAGACCGGCATAATCCTGCCAGTTTTTGGCGTGATGAAAATGCAGTTGCAGCTGGCAGTTATGGCTGGCCAGCAGCTCCTGCAGCTTGTGCGCCATCGCATCCAGCTCTACCGGTAAATGATAGTGCAGACTGAGCCGGTCGGGCAGGGCGATATCATCCCCGGCAGACCAGTCGGGCAGTGGCCAGCCGGGCAGCATCTCGCGACTCGGAGTAATCAGTCCCTCTTCGATCGGCAACTGCGCGATAATTTCCGCCTGCTGAATCAGCTTCATCAGTTTTGCCGCCTGCGCCGCATTGAGCGCGCGCTGCTGATTAATCGCCAGATAACAGAAGCCAAGGCTGGTGCTTTTACTGACCGGCCGCAGCAGCGGCAGCTCATCCAGCGCGCCAATCGCAATCTGTACCGGATGGCTACAGCTGGTTCCCAGCTGGCTGTCAAACAGTTGCGGTGTGATCCAGTATTCAATTGCCTGCATCAGCGGGTGTTGCAGATGATACCAGCCGTGGCTCTCAATCCGCACCAGCGTCGGGCTAAAGTGGCTTAACCTGTAAGGACCCGCCCCCAGTTTTTCATCCAGCGGATGCGGCAGCAGGCAAAATACAGTGGCCAGACGATGTGCCAGCCAGTTGTCGGCGGTATGCAATTCAAAGCGCAGACAGAGCGCGTGCGCCAGTGACACCGACTTGACGCTGGCCAGCAGTTTGCTGCCGATGGTGCTGGCAAGAATCTTTTGCAGCCGCTGTTGCAGCTGAACCGCAGTAATCGCTTCGCCATTGTGCCAGTGCAGCTGCGGACGCAAAAAGAAGAACCACTCCAGCTGGTTATCACTGCATACCCAATGATGCGCCAGATCGGCAACCACCTGATTGTGCTGAAAACGGGTCAGACCGGCATACACATGGTGGCAGAGATGCTGCTCCGCGCGGCCACTCAGGGTCAGCGGCTGTAAGGCATCCAGCGTGCGATAGTAAGGAATACGCAGGGTTGGGGCGTTATTCAGCCACTGTCCGCCCATAAAGGGCTGCAACAGCTGGCTTAGCTGCTCTGGCGCCAGCTGCACCAGTTGCAGAGCATGCTGCGGCTGTCCGCGATCAAGTTGCTGCTGCAACAGCTCGCTGCGCAGATGATCCGGCGTTTGTAAAAAGCGCAGAGCGCCGCGCTTGCCACGTCCGGACTCTGCGCGCCAGTCGAGCCATTGCGCCTGTTGCCACTGACCAAGCAGAGTACGCATATGGCGCTCACTACAGAAGCAGCGTTCGGCCATTTCGGCGACGCTGGTTTGTTGTGGAACACCGCCACTGTGCTGCCACAGGCGGGCAAACTGGTTAAGGCGATTAAGCTGGCGCATAGTTAAACCCGGAATGGTTTTCACAAAGTATTCACTATTAGTTCCGCAATTACCAGGTGATACTCGACTCTCATACTTTCATCACTGCCAGGAGATAAGATGTCGCGTTTAGCTGCTTTTGATATGGATGGCACCCTGTTACTGCCTAATCACCAGTTGGGGAAAGAGACGATAGCGGCACTACGCGCATTACAGGAAAAGCAGGTGATTCTGGCCTTTGCCACTGGCAGGCATCTGCTGGAAATGAAAATTCTGGCAGCGGAACTGGAACTGGATGCCTGGCTGATTACCGGCAATGGCACCCGCGTCAATGCGGTGAATGGCGAGCGGCTATCTGGCAACGATCTGCCGCCGGATATCGCCCGCCAGGTCACCGATACGCAGTGGGACACCACGGCCACCATGCATGTGTTTAACGATGATGGCTGGTTTACCGGCAATGAGCTGCCGGAAATATTGCAGGCGCATCTGATCAGCGGCTTTACTTATCAGCTTGCGGATGTCCGCCAGATCCCGGCGGACCAGGTGACGAAAATCTGTTTTATTGCTGAACATGAGGAGCTGTGCCGGCTGGAAATCCAGCTTAGCGAAGCGCTCGGTGACCGCGCGCATCTCTGCTTCTCGGCCTGGGAGTGTCTGGAAGTGCTGCCGGTTAACTGCAATAAAGGGACTGCGCTGAACTTTCTCAGCAACCATCTCGGGCTGACGATGGCCGATTGCATGGCCTTTGGCGATGCGATGAACGATCGTGAAATGCTGGCGGCAGTGGGGCGGGGTTTTATTATGGGCAACGCCATGCATCAGCTGAAAAATGCACTGCCGCATCTGCCGGTTATCGGACATTGCGCGACACAGGGAGTGTCACATTATCTTAATCACTGGCTGACCACACCACACCTTACCTATTCCCCCGAATTCTAAGGTTCTTCAGCCAGCCGGACGGGAGTGTCCGGCTTTTTTATGCCAGCGCCTGCTGCCACGGACTGATATCGCCAATATGTTCCCGCACCCAGTCGGCATGATAATAGCTGTCGAGATAGCGATCGCCGCTGTCACACAGCAGGGTGACAATCGCCCCCTGGCGGCCCTGCTCGCGCATCTCTCTGGCAACCTGCAGCGCGCCCCAGATATTGGTGCCGGTCGAAGCGCCCGCTTTACGGCCCAGCTGTTTTTCCAGCCACAGCATCGCTGCAATGCTGGCGCCATCCGGCACTTTCAGCATCGCATCAATGACATCCGGAATAAACGACGGTTCGACGCGCGGGCGGCCAATACCTTCAATGCGGCTGCCAGTGGCGCTGATTAAAGCCGGATCCCGCTGCTGCCAGTAATCAAAGAACACCGAGTTTTGCGGATCCACCACCAGCAGCCGGGTATCATGTCCCTGATAGCGCAGATAGCGGCCAATGGTGGCTGAGGTGCCACCGGTGCCAGCACTCATTACAATAGTGTCCGGAATCGGAAACGGCTCGCTGCTCATCTGGCGGAAAATGCTCTCGGCGATATTATTATTGCCACGCCAGTCGGTGGCGCGCTCGGCATAGGTAAACTGATCCATAAAGTGGCCGTTAAGCTCGCGCGCCAGGCGCTCGGATTCGGCATACAGCTGGCAGGGATCGCTGACAAAGTGACACTGACCACCATAAAAAGTGATCTGTTCGACCTTGCGTCTGGCGGTACTGGCGGGCATTACCGCAATAAATGGCAGGCCGATCAGGCGGGCAAAATAGGCTTCCGACACTGCGGTACTGCCCGATGACGCTTCAATAATTGGCCGATTCTGTTTGATCCAGCCATTGCTTAAGCCATATAAAAACAGCGAGCGGGCCAGACGGTGCTTCAGGCTTCCGGTAGGATGGGTGCTCTCATCTTTTAAATAGAGCCAGATGCCGGGAAAGTCGGGTAAAGCCAGACGGATCAGATGCGTATCGGCGGAACGCTGAAAGTCGGCATTTATTTCGTTGATTGCGTGTTTTACCCACTGGCTGGTCATGATCGGGCTCCTGATAATCGTGCAGCAAGAGTAAGGCATTCACGGGAAAAAAGGTTTATCTTCTTTACTGTATAATGGCGTAATTAGAGAAAAAAATTCTCCGGAGTCGGCGTATGTTAGATAAAACTGACCGTAAACTGCTGGCGTTGCTGCAGCAGGATTGCACGCTTTCGCTGCAGGCGCTGGCCGATGCGGTTAATCTGACCACCACGCCATGCTGGAAACGGCTGAAAAAGCTGGAAGATGACGGCATAATTCGTGGCAAAGTGGCGCTACTGGATGGTGATAAAATCGGTCTGTCATTAACCGCCTTTATGCTGATCAAGACCCAGCAGCACAGCAGTGCCTGGTATCAGCAGTTTGTTGAAGTGGTGCAAAGCCTGCCGGAGGTGATGGCTTTTTATCGTATGGCGGGCGAATACGACTATCTGATGCGTATTCAGGTGGCGGATATGAAATGCTATGACGCGTTCTACAAACGATTAGTGAACGGCGTTCCGGGATTAATCGATGTCACTTCGAGTTTTGCCATGGAAGAGATAAAATACACCACGGCTTTGCCAGTGAATCCTTAATTTAATGGAGGTTTTTTGCCTCCTTTTCCCAGTTCAGGACATATTGCGTGCGATTGTTTAGCCAATTAAGTTGGTATTTTGCCCGGGAGTGGCGTCGGTATCTTGGCGCGGTTTCTTTATTGATAGTAATAGCGATCTTGCAACTGCTGCCGCCGAAGGTAGTAGGCGAGATCGTTGATGGTGTCACCCAGCGACATATGGGCGCGGGTGAGATCCTGATGTGGATTGGCGCCATGCTGGTGACGGCGGTGGTGGTATACCTGTTGCGCTATGTCTGGCGTGTATTGCTGTTTGGCGCGTCTTATCAACTGGCGGTTGAATTGCGCGAAGACTTTTATCGTCAGCTCAGCCGTCAGCATCCCGAATTCTATCTGCGCCACCGTACTGGCGATCTGATTGCCCGCGCCACCAACGATGTGGACCGCGTGGTGTTCGCCGCCGGGGAAGGCGTGCTGACGCTGGTGGATTCGCTGGTAATGGGGCTGGTGGTGCTGATTGTGATGAGCACCCAGATTAGCTGGCAGTTAACGCTGCTGGCGCTGTTGCCGATGCCGGTAATGGCGCTGGTGATTAAACGCTATGGCGATCAGCTGCATAACCGTTTCAAACTGGCGCAGGCGGCTTTCTCCTCGCTTAACGATCAAACTCAGGAGAGCCTGACCAGCATCCGTATGATCAAAGCCTTTGGCCTCGAAGATCATCAGTCTGCGCAGTTCTCGGCGATTGCCCGTGACACCGGCGAGAAAAATATGCGCGTGGCGCGCGTGGACGCGCGTTTCGACCCCACGATCTATATTGCGATTGGCATGTCGAACCTGCTGGCGATCGGCGGCGGCAGCTGGCTGGTGTGGCATGGTCAGATGACGCTCGGCCAGCTGACCAGTTTTATTATGTACCTTGGTCTGATGATCTGGCCGATGCTGGCGCTGGCATGGATGTTTAATATTGTCGAACGCGGCAGCGCGGCCTGGAGCCGTATCCGTGCTCTGCTGACCGAAGTGCCGACGGTGACGGATGGC
This is a stretch of genomic DNA from Winslowiella toletana. It encodes these proteins:
- a CDS encoding ComEA family DNA-binding protein, translating into MIKKRRNAMILALILGAGALSPTFAAESQSALAEPKTLTDNNADAASEQGTVSINRASAEELAAAMNGVGLKKAESIVSYREKYGPFSDVEQLKEVPGIGSALVERNAARLKL
- a CDS encoding acyl-CoA thioesterase; this encodes MQTTIKVRGYHLDVYQHVNNARYLEFLEEARWDWLERKQAFAWMADQQMGFVVVNVNINYRRPAVLGDVLTIDSQLQQLSGKSGVLSQNVLLADGTVVADALLTFVCVHLPSQKVLPLEGELKQQLESLL
- the queC gene encoding 7-cyano-7-deazaguanine synthase QueC, whose translation is MKRAVVVFSGGQDSTTCLIQALQQYDEVHCVTFDYGQRHREEIDVAQALSQQLGARAHKVLDVTLLNELAVSSLTRDNIPVPAFDASASGLPSTFVPGRNILFLTLASIYAYQVEAEAVITGVCETDFSGYPDCRDEFVKALNHAIELGMARKVRFETPLMWLNKAETWALADYWQQLPLIRQQTLTCYNGIKGDGCGECAACHLRARGLSDYQDHAASVMASMLAKTGLA
- a CDS encoding SgrR family transcriptional regulator yields the protein MRQLNRLNQFARLWQHSGGVPQQTSVAEMAERCFCSERHMRTLLGQWQQAQWLDWRAESGRGKRGALRFLQTPDHLRSELLQQQLDRGQPQHALQLVQLAPEQLSQLLQPFMGGQWLNNAPTLRIPYYRTLDALQPLTLSGRAEQHLCHHVYAGLTRFQHNQVVADLAHHWVCSDNQLEWFFFLRPQLHWHNGEAITAVQLQQRLQKILASTIGSKLLASVKSVSLAHALCLRFELHTADNWLAHRLATVFCLLPHPLDEKLGAGPYRLSHFSPTLVRIESHGWYHLQHPLMQAIEYWITPQLFDSQLGTSCSHPVQIAIGALDELPLLRPVSKSTSLGFCYLAINQQRALNAAQAAKLMKLIQQAEIIAQLPIEEGLITPSREMLPGWPLPDWSAGDDIALPDRLSLHYHLPVELDAMAHKLQELLASHNCQLQLHFHHAKNWQDYAGLAQADLVMGDRLIGDAPEFILESWLRLDPLWSTLLSAAGYQRLMADLRQIQAEPQEQVRFVGLQQCFRQLMNDAVITPLFNYRYQISAPPGVEGIYLNASGWFDFTRAWVPPPVVIE
- the cof gene encoding HMP-PP phosphatase, giving the protein MSRLAAFDMDGTLLLPNHQLGKETIAALRALQEKQVILAFATGRHLLEMKILAAELELDAWLITGNGTRVNAVNGERLSGNDLPPDIARQVTDTQWDTTATMHVFNDDGWFTGNELPEILQAHLISGFTYQLADVRQIPADQVTKICFIAEHEELCRLEIQLSEALGDRAHLCFSAWECLEVLPVNCNKGTALNFLSNHLGLTMADCMAFGDAMNDREMLAAVGRGFIMGNAMHQLKNALPHLPVIGHCATQGVSHYLNHWLTTPHLTYSPEF
- a CDS encoding PLP-dependent cysteine synthase family protein translates to MTSQWVKHAINEINADFQRSADTHLIRLALPDFPGIWLYLKDESTHPTGSLKHRLARSLFLYGLSNGWIKQNRPIIEASSGSTAVSEAYFARLIGLPFIAVMPASTARRKVEQITFYGGQCHFVSDPCQLYAESERLARELNGHFMDQFTYAERATDWRGNNNIAESIFRQMSSEPFPIPDTIVMSAGTGGTSATIGRYLRYQGHDTRLLVVDPQNSVFFDYWQQRDPALISATGSRIEGIGRPRVEPSFIPDVIDAMLKVPDGASIAAMLWLEKQLGRKAGASTGTNIWGALQVAREMREQGRQGAIVTLLCDSGDRYLDSYYHADWVREHIGDISPWQQALA
- a CDS encoding Lrp/AsnC family transcriptional regulator, with the translated sequence MLDKTDRKLLALLQQDCTLSLQALADAVNLTTTPCWKRLKKLEDDGIIRGKVALLDGDKIGLSLTAFMLIKTQQHSSAWYQQFVEVVQSLPEVMAFYRMAGEYDYLMRIQVADMKCYDAFYKRLVNGVPGLIDVTSSFAMEEIKYTTALPVNP
- a CDS encoding SmdA family multidrug ABC transporter permease/ATP-binding protein, which produces MRLFSQLSWYFAREWRRYLGAVSLLIVIAILQLLPPKVVGEIVDGVTQRHMGAGEILMWIGAMLVTAVVVYLLRYVWRVLLFGASYQLAVELREDFYRQLSRQHPEFYLRHRTGDLIARATNDVDRVVFAAGEGVLTLVDSLVMGLVVLIVMSTQISWQLTLLALLPMPVMALVIKRYGDQLHNRFKLAQAAFSSLNDQTQESLTSIRMIKAFGLEDHQSAQFSAIARDTGEKNMRVARVDARFDPTIYIAIGMSNLLAIGGGSWLVWHGQMTLGQLTSFIMYLGLMIWPMLALAWMFNIVERGSAAWSRIRALLTEVPTVTDGDKMLPEGRGLLQVAIREFTYPGSKQPSLRNINVNLKPGQMLGLCGPTGSGKSSLLSLIQRHFDCDQGDIRYHGVPLTQLRIDGWRSRLAVVSQTPFLFSDSVANNIALGRPNATQSDIEQVARLACVHEDILRLPQGYDTEVGERGVMLSGGQKQRISIARALLLNAEILLLDDALSAVDGRTEHQILHNLRNWGEGRTVIISAHRLSALTEANEILVMQHGVVAQRGSHELLAGQPGWYSDMYRYQQLEAALDEDENEKGVPHD